The window ATCCGGTGGTGCGGCAGGGGCTGCGTACGTTCCTCGACCTGCAGGACGACATCACGGTCGTGGGGGAGGCGGGTGACGGGGCCGAAGCGGTCGAGCTGGTCGGCGAGCTGGCGCCCGACGTGCTGCTGCTCGACCTGAAGATGCCGGTGCTGGACGGGCTCGGAACTCTGGAGATGCTGTCGGGCACCGCGACCCGGGTGGTCGTGCTCACGTCGGTGAGCGAACCGTCGGACGTGGGGCCGGCGATGCGGGCCGGGGCCTCGGGGTTCCTCTACAAGGACGTGGACCCGCCCGCGCTGGTGCAGGCCGTACGGGCCGTGTACGGCGGGCAGGTGCTGCTCGCGCCGGAGGCGGCCGAGGCGATGCTGGCCGGTGGCGGAGGCGGCGGGGCGCCCGCGCCGGTGCCGCTGACCGAGCGCGAGCGGGAGGTGCTCACGCTCATCGCGGCCGGGCGGTCGAACCGCGAGATCGCCAGGAGCCTGGTCGTCGCGGAGAAGACGGTCAAGACGCACGTCTCCAACGTGCTGATGAAGCTCGGTGTCCAGGACCGCACCCAGGCCGCCCTGTACGCGGTGCGGCACGGCCTGGCCTGAGCCCGGTCAGGCGCTGCGCAGGGGCTCGAAGATGGCGTGGTGGGCGGCCACGGTCGCCCGCCGTACCGACCGGTCCAGCGCGCGCAGCGCGTCGCCGCGGGCCGCGAGCTGCGCCGAGGTCAGCCCCCGGTCGTCGGCCAGCCGCAGCACGGTCGCCAGCCGCGCGGCCAGCGACGCGACCCGGTGCGCCCGCGCGGGGTAGCCGGGAGCCAGGCCGGTGTCGCCGGGGGCGCCGCCGGGCAGCCGCTCAGGCCGGCCCTGCGCCGGGCCCTCGACGGAGGCCAGCGCCTCGGTCGCCGACCTCATCACGGCCGACAGCTCCTGCTCGGCCTCGGCCAGGGACGGCAGGTCGTGCCTGACGGGTCCGGCCTCGTACACGGTCAGCCGCACCCCGGCGTACGAGGAGCCGCGCCGGTCGGGTGCGGGCACGAGCCCGAGGCGGCGGTCGGGCAGCACGACGACGACGGCCTCGCCCGCGTCGACGGCGGCCGAGTTGAACTCCGGCGGCCCGGAGAGCCCGAGCGGGTCGCCGGGCGCCGGCAACGCCAGCCGGAACTCGCTCAGGCCGTCGGCGCGCAGGCCGGCGAGGTAGCCGCGCAGCGGCACCTCGCCCGCGACCGTGGGTCCGCCGGCCACCTCGACGCGGTCGGCGGCCTCGTCGAGACCCACGTGACCGGCCAGCCAGGCGTTGCCCCAGGCGACCAGGACAGGAGAGACAGTCGATTCAGGGCGCACCGGTCCACGATATGCGCTCGCCCTGCAATAGGTTTGACCCGAGCGTTCTCCTGAAGGAGGGATCCGGAATGGGTGGTCAGGTGCTGCGGCTCCAGGACGTGGTCGTCAGGCGCGACGGAGCGGCCCTGCTGCGCGGCATCGACTGGGAGGTCAACGCGGACGAGCGTTGGGTCGTGGTCGGGCCCAACGGCGCGGGCAAGACGACGTTGCTGCAGGTGGCGAGCACGCTGCTCCATCCCAGCGAGGGCGTCGTCGAGGTCCTCGGCGAGCGCCTGGGCCAGACCGACGTGTTCGACCTGCGACCGCGCATCGGGCTGGCGAGCGCGGCGCTGGCCGAGCGCATCCCGCCCGAGGAGAAGGTCATCGACCTCGTGCTCACCGCGTCCTACGGCATCATGGGCCGCTGGACGGAGGAGTACGACTCCAACGACGTCACCCGGGCCGTCGAGCTGATCGACATGCTCGGCGCCGCCCACCTGATCCGGCGGCGGTTCGGCACCCTGTCGGAGGGGGAGCGCAAGCGGGTGCAGATCGCCCGTGCCCTCATGCCCGACCCCGAGGTGCTGCTGCTCGACGAGCCGGCCGCGGGGCTCGACCTGGGCGGCCGCGAGGACCTGGTGCGCCGCCTGACGGTGCTGGCCCAGGACTTCCGGTCGCCGACGCTGGTGCTGGTCACGCACCACGTGGAGGAGGTGCCGAGCGCGTTCACGCACGGGCTGCTGCTGCGCAACGGCTCGGTGGTGGCGCAGGGGCCGCTGGACCAGGTGATGACGGCCGACAACCTGTCGCGGACGTTCGGGTTGCCGCTCTCGCTCGACCGCAGCGCCGAGGGCCGCTGGTACGCCCGCGCCCTGTGACGTGCGGGTGGTTCGCGCGCCCGGGTGCCGTGATCTGCCCGGGGCCGCTGTGCTGACGGCGCCGGGCGGCGTCTAGGCTACGGCGGGTGACGATCTGGGAAGTACTGGCCGTGTGCGCGGCGGGGGTCGCGGCCGGGGCCATCAACGCGGTCGTCGGCTCCGGTTCGCTGATCACCTTTCCGACCCTCGTCGCGGTGGGCGTCGACCCGGTCGTGGCGAACGTGTCCAACAACATCGGCCTGGTCCCCGGGTCGTTCACGGGTGCCTACGGCTACCGCGAGGAGCTGAAGGGTCAGCGTGACCGGCTGGTCCGCCTGGGCGTGGCCTCGTGCCTGGGTTCGGCCATCGGCGGCGTCCTGCTGCTCTCCCTGGACCCGGGTGTCTTCCAGGTCGTGGTGCCGGTGCTGATCGCCGTGGCCTGCGTGCTGGTGGTGGTGCAGCCGCGGCTGAGCGCCCGGCTGGCGGCCGGGCGCCCGCACGCGGACTCGCACGGCGGGGTGGCGCTCTGGCTGGGCGTGTTCGGCGCCGGCATCTACGGCGGCTACTTCGGCGCCGCCCAGGGCGTGCTGCTCATCGGGCTGCTCGGCAGCTTCCTCAGCGAGCACCTCCAGCGGGTGAACGCCGCCAAGAACGTGCTGTCGCTCATCGTCAACTTCACCGCCGCCGTCATATTCACGGTGGTGGCCGAGGTCGACTGGTGGGCGGTGCTGGCGGTGGCGCTGGGGGCGATGGCGGGCGGGTTCGTGGGGGCGAAGGTGGGCCGGCGCATCCCGGCGCCCGTCCTGCGTGGCGTGATCGTTGCCGTGGGGATCATAGCGATTGTCAAACTGGTGTACGGATAAATTCCCGCTCTTCTGGGTATGAATCTGGACATGAAGGGTGATCGGGTGGAGATCGTCATCGACGCGGGCGGCACCCCGCGAACCTACGAGGTCATCGCCACCCGCGCGGGTCGTCGCGTCGAGGTGGCCACGCGGCGGGGTCTGGTCGAGGTGAGCGAGGTGACCCGCGGCGGCACGGCCGTACGGACCGCACGGTTCATGTCCAGCCGCATCCTCGCGCTGGTGGAGCACCCCGCCGACGAACACTGACGAACGCCGGATACGACGGGCGGGGCGGCCCTACCGGAAGTCGGCGACGTGGTCGCCCGCCCACTGCCGGAACGTCAGCGCCCGCCTACCCAGCAGCCGCTGCACCGTGTCCGTGACGCGCTCCGGCGTGCCGGCGAACGACGCCCACGCCGCGAGCGCGTCGTCCACGGCCTCCGGGTCTCCCCAGGCCGCCAGCAACTCCTCGCGGGCCGCCGCCGGCGGCGGCTCCTCCCAGCGCACCTCGCGCCCGACGACCTCGCCGATGATCCGCGCCTGGTCCGCCCGGGTCACCGCCTCCGGCCCGCTGATCGTGTACGCGGCGCCGCCGTGCCCGGCGGAGGTGAGCACGTGCACGGCCACGGCCGCGACGTCGCGCTCGTGGACGGGCGACCGCGCGGCCGTCCCGTACGGCAGGCGCACCACGCCCCGGCGCACCTGGCCGGCCCAGCCGAGGGTGTCCGCGGCGTACCCGGTGGGCCGCAGGAACGTCCACGGCACCCCCGCCCCCCGGATGTGCCGCTCGGTCTCCCGGTGGACGGCGTGGTCGCCGGACAGGTAGATGATCCGGCGGGCGTGCCTGGCGACGGCCGCGACCACCGGGCCGGCGGTCGCCGCGGCGGAGTCCGGCCAGGGCGGGTCCTGCCGGGGCGGGCCCGGCCAGGTCGGGAACGGCCAGGCCAGGAGCACGGTCTCCACGCCGCGCAGCGCGGCCTCCAGCGTCTCCGGCGCCGTCAGGTCGCCGCCGGTCACCTCGACGCCCTCCGGCAGCCGGGCCCGGGACGGGTCGCGGACCAGCGCGCGGACCGCGAGACCCGCCTCGGTCAGCTGGGTGACGACGTGCCTGCCCACGTCACCGGTCGGTCCGGTCACGAGAAACTCGCCCATGACCTCGACCGTAGGATCTCAAGTCAGCTTGAGGTCAAGCCCCGGCCGTACCTGGATGATCCCGTCACGCCGGATGCGGGTCTCGAAGTTCGGCGCCGGAGCGGTCGCGGGCCCGTGCTTGACCGACCCGTCGCCCAGCCGGAACGTGCTGCCGTGCCAGGGGCAGACCACGCAGGCCTCGCCGTTCTCCACCACGAGCCTGCCCTGGTGCAGCGGGCCGGCGAGGTGCGGGCAGCGGTCGGCGAGCACGGTGACGTGGTCGCCGCGCCGCAGCACGAAGAGCTGGATGTAGCCGAGCCGCCGCGCCACCGGCCTGCCGTCGGGCAGGTCGGCGAGCGCGCACAGGTCGTGCCAGCCCAGGGGCACCAGGTGGGCGAGCTGGGGGGCGTGGTTGGCCCCGGCCGCCTGGCGGTAGGCCATGTGGCCGCCCAGGTAGGCGCCGATGCCGCCGATGCCGACGCCGGCGAACGACAGGATGCGGCCCACCCGCTCCCGTCCGGCCAGCCGCGAGGCCAGCGAGGCGGAGAACAGCCCGAGCGCGGTGACGTTCGTCAGCAGGTGCACGAAGCCGACGCGCTGCTGTTCCCGATGCAGCGACGACCAGTCGGTCAGCCCGGCGGCTGCGGTGGGGAGCGCGCTGCCGATGCCGACGGTCAGCAGCAGCCGTGCCGCCCGGGGGTCGATCCGGGTGAGGTCGAGCACGGCCGCGGAGAGCCAGCAGCCCAGGGTCACGTTGGCCATCGGCGGGTGCAGCGGCTTGCCCAGCGGGACTCCGTGGAGCAGGTCGCGTATCAGGCCCGGACGGATGGTGTCGCGTACGGCCTTGGCCAGCGCCAGGATGGGCTTGTCCATGGCCTTGGTCTTCTCGAGCTGTTCCGCGAGGTTGACCGGCCCCCCGAAACGGCGCAATTGCCTACGTCTCGGTCGCACTATCTCTTTCACGAAATGTCCCCTACCCCCGGCACGAGGGCATCACTCGGACAGGTGTCCCCGCGACACGGAGAGTTCGACCAGGTCGAGGGCGTACGCGCCGAGAGAGGGGGAGCCCTCCTGGATCAGCCGGACGTTCCGCTTGACCTGCTCGGCCGTGACCTTGAACAGCGGCCAGGTGCCGCCCTCGGTGTGGTGGTTGGCCAGCAGCGGCGCGAACCGGTCGAGCGCGCGGGCGAACCTCGCCTCCGGCGTCCTGCGCGCCTCGAACTCGTTCCACAGCTCCCGCAGCCCCGCCGCCTGGTCGGCGGGCAGCAGGGCGAAGATGCGGTCTGCCGCGGCTTGCTCGGCCTCCGCCTGCGCGGCCACGGCGACGGGATCGTAGATGAAGGTGTCGCCCGCGTCGATCTCGACCAGGTCGTGCACCATCAGCATGGCGACGACCCGCTGGATGTCCGTGCCGGGAGGCGCGTGCTCGGCGAAGATCATCGCCAGCATGCCCACGTACCAGGAGTGCTCTGCGTCGTTCTCCCGCCGGGAACCGTCCATGAGGAGGTTGCGGCGGATGATCCGCTTCAGCTTGTCGATCTCGACGGCGAAGGAGATCTGGGCGTGGAGGCGGTCCTTTTCCGGCACGGTAGTCACGCGCGACACCCTAACGGCCGATGATCACTTAGGTGGGCAGAACGGTCACCGGAACCCCGTTGAACACCGCGTTGCCCGACGGGACGTCGATCGCCGTCTCGTCCGTGAGCACGTTGGCGCTGACCCCGGCGTGCTCGGCGGCCACCGCCTGGGAACTGCCCGCGTGCCCCCAGCCGTGGGGCAGCGAGACCACGCCGGGCATGATGGCGTCGGTCGGTTCGAGGGGCACGGTCAGCTCGCCCCTGGCCGAGCGCACCACCGCCTCGCCGGCCAGCCCGAGCCTGGCCACGTCGGCCGGGTTCATCTGCAGCGTGCAGGTGTTGCTGCCGCCGACCAGCGGCGCGACGTTGTGCAGCCAGCTGTTGTTGGAGCGCAGATGGCGCCGCCCGATCAGGACGAGCTCCGGCGGCTGCTCCTCCAGCCCGGCGCGCAGCCGCTCGACGTCCCGCAGGAGCAGCGCCGGGGCCAACTCGACGACGCCCGAGGCGGTACGGAGCACCTCGGGCAGCCGCGGCTCCAGCGGCCCGAGGTCGATGCCGTGCGGGTGGTCGAGCAGCGTGCGCAGCGACAGCTCGCCCTTGCCGGACCATGTGCCGTACGGGCCGAGCCGCAGCATCAGGTCGAGCCGGCGCTCGGCACCCGTCTCCCCGTCGAGCGCGGCCTGCAGCTCGGCCGCGTCACGGCCCTCGACGCCGGAGCCGGGCGTCTGGACGGCCTTGGCCAGCGACTGCCCGATGACGAACGCGTCCAGGTCGCCCTCCACCCCGGAGGCGATCATGGCGAGCCGGGCCAGGATCTCCGCCTCGGACGGCCGCCCGTCCAGGGGGAGCGACGGCCGCGAGTAGCGCGCGTAGTTGCGCACGGCGAAGCCCTGCAGCGCGAAGTCGAAGTGGCCCGACTGCAGCATCCGCGGCGGCGGCAGGATGACGTGCGCGTGCCGGGTGGTCTCGTTCAGGTACGGGTCAACGCTGACCATGAAGTCGAGCCCCGCGAACGCCCGGTCGAGCCGTGCCCCGTGCGGCGCCGACAGCACCGGGTTGCCCGCCACGGTCAGCAGCAGCCTGATCTGCCCCTCGCCCGGCGTCTCGATCTCGTCGGCCAGCGTCGCCACCGGCAGCTCGCCGTTCGTCTCGGGCAGGCCGCGCACCCGGCTCGTCCACCGCCCCACCGTGTACGGCCGGCGCGGGCCGCCGTACTCGGTGGCGGGCTTGGCGAACATGGCGCCGCCCGGCCGGTCGAGGTTGCCGGTCAGCACGTTCAGGACGTCGACCAGCCACTGCGCCAGCGTGCCGAACTCGGCCGTGCAGGTGCCGATCCGGGCGTAGACCGCCGCGGCCGGGGCCGCCGCGAGCTCCCTCGCCAGCCGGACGATCACCTCCGCCGGGACGCCCGTACGGCGGGCCACCACGTCCGGCGGGAAGTGCTTGGCGGCCTCTCGCACCTGGTCGAGCCCGTTGACCTGGAGCGACACCCGGTCCAGGCCCTCGGCGAGCACCGTGTGCACCAGGCCGAACAGCAGGTAAGCGTCGGTGCCCGGCCGGACGAACACGTGCTCGTCAGCCAGGGCGGCCGTCCGCGTGTGGCGCGGGTCCACCACGACGAGCCTGCCGCCGCGCGCCCGCAGCGCCCTGAGCCGGCCGGGGAAGTCGGGCGCGGTGCACAGCGAGCCGTTCGACTCCAGCGGGTTCGCGCCGAGCATGAGCAGGTAGCCGGTCCGGTCGAGGTCGGGCACCGGGATGGTCATCGGGTGGCCGAACATGAGCCCGCATGACACGTGCTTGGGCATCTGGTCGGCGGTGCTGGCGGTGAAGACGTTGCGGGTGCCCAGCGCTTTGATCATCGGGCCGGCGTAGAGGGCGCCGGCCATGGTGTGGGCGCTGGGGTTGCCCAGGTAGACGCCGATCGACTGGCGGCCGTACGTCTGGGCGACGCGCTCGAATCCGGCCTCGACGGCGGCGAACGCCTCGTCCCAGCCGGCCTCGCGCCACCGCTCGCCGTCGCGGATCATCGGGTGGCGCAGCCGGTCGGGGTCCTCGTCCAGGCGGCCGAGACTGGCGCCCTTGGGGCAGATGAAGCCCTTGCTGAACGGGTCGTCCCGGTCGCCCCGCACGCCGGTCACGTGCCCGCCGTCGTCGAGGGTGAGGGTCAGGCCGCAGACGGCCTCGCACAGGGGGCAGGTGCGGTGGACGGTCGAGGGCATCACGACTCCTGAGTTCGTCAACTGAACTCATCTTGGCCTGTCCCGCGCGCGGGGGGAAGCCCCGGAGCCCCCGCGGTCTCCGGGGCTTGCCCCGGGGGCACGGCGCGGTCGCGCCCCCAGGAGTCAGCCCACCTGCGACAGAACCAGCCTGCCGGGCGGAGCGGAGCGCAGATCAGGCGGCTCCTCGAGATCGGACGACCGGAGCGGGATCCACGCCCGCCGGCCGTACAGGCGTTCCAGCCCGGGGGAGAGCGCCCCCGGCAGCTCGTCCCGCCGGACGATCTCCACGATCACCAGGTGTGCCCACCTGCGGTGCCGGTAGACGGCGGCGCTCCTGGCCCAGCAGGCGGCGGCGATCTCCTCCGCGTACGCCTCGAACTCCGCCGCCGAGATGCCGGCCCTGGTCAGCACCAGCGCCTTCTCGCCCGTACGGGTCGGCGTGATCCACAGCACCAGCGGGATCCGGCCGGCGCGCGTGTGCATCGTCGTCTCCAGGCAGGTGCGCTGCAGGCGGTGCCGGGAGACCACGCACCAGAAGTGCGCCACCACCCAGTTGCGGCCGCTCCTGGTGACCGCGGGCGCCGAGATCGCGGCGCTGAGCAGGATCAGCGGCATCCACCGGCCCTGCCCCACCGCCCCCACCAGGGCTGCGGCGACCAGGAAGAGAGCCGCGAGGACCAGCAGCTCGGTCCGGTAGCGCCACAGTCGGGCGAGCGCGGTGGACCGGCGGGCCGCCGGCAGGTCCTCGCCGGCCGGGTAGATCTGGTTGCGCGGGTTCCGGTCCATCTCACGACACCTCCTCGGCCACTGGTGGCGCGACGCGGAGCTGGTCGAAGCGCGGGTCCCGGTAGAGCCGGGTGCCGAATCCGGACCTGGTCACCGCCCAGCCCCGCCGGTAGGCGAACTCGTCCGGCTCCATGCAGATCTCGCGATCGGCCCAGGCGATGAGCTCCCGGATACGAGACTTGATTCGCCTGAGTCCCTTGGTACCTTGTGAGTACATGTGGAAGACCCCTTTCGCGGTAGTACTCGAGCGCCGTATTACTCGAGGTGGCTTCTCAAGCCGGACTGCAGGCTGGTGACCGGATTCGCCGCAGGGTGGCAGCCCTTATGCGGTGACCGGCCGGCAGCCTGAGTCCGGTTTTTTCGTGCACCCGAGCCGGGTTCGCCGGTGGGTGCGGCTCCTGCGCCGGTGTCTCCGGCGGAGCGACAGTCGCGGCTTCGTGTCAGACGAGTGCGAGATCCTTCCGGCAAGCGGCCTCCCTGGGGCGGGGATTCGTATCCGGGACGGCGCCGTTGCCGGTGGGGCGGCCCGCGTGGCCGCGCGCGAACATGAACGGAAGGACCGGGCGGTGCGGCCGTGTCGTCATTCCGGCCTCCTCGGCAGCTCGTTCCCTCCTGAGCCCGATCGTCTCTCCGTAACGTTTCCCCTGCAAGGCCCCGAGCAAGAGAAGATTTACATTTCTTCGCACCTTGCTTATTGCCTTGCGCTGCAAATTGCACGACCGAGGCTGTTTCCCCATGCTTGTTCCCGTGCTCGCTTGCTCGACGCCGCCGATCGTGTCAGGCTGCAAGCGCGGCTGAGCGCGACTACACATGCAAGTTGCAGTGTAAGATTGAGCGATACGGCCCCCCGTCCGGGCATTCCAAACGACCCTTCCCGGCTACACCTTCCTTCCCGACGAGGAGAGTGGACGGTGCCATCGCAGCAGGGCAGCCCGACTGTCCGCCGGCTCAGACTCGCCCAGGAGCTCCGCCTCCTCCGCGAGCGCAGCAAACTCACCGGGGGCAAGGCCGCCGGTGAGCTCGGCTGGTCGGCGAGCAAGGTATCCCGCATCGAAGCGGCCAAGACCATGCCCAGTGCCGACGACATCAAGGCGCTGGCGGAGCTCTACCAGGTCGACGAGCCGAAGCTTGACGAACTTTTCGGCCTGTTGCGTGACGCGCTTCAGCGCGGATGGTGGGAGGATTACGAAGATTCTCTACCCGAGGAGTACACAAGATTCCTTGGGCTGGAGGCGGAGGCCACGTTTCAGCGCAACTGGGAACCCCAGGTGGTGCCGGGCCTTCTGCAAACCGAGGACTACGCGCGGGAGGTCATCCTGGCACCGCGCGGCATCGTCCGTATCACGCACAGCGGTGTCCGGAGCCGGGTCGAGGCTCGGATGGACCGACAGCGGCGAGTCCTGCAGCGGCCGGATCCACCCGAGATGCGCTTCGTCCTGGACGAGTCCGTGCTGACCCGGAAGTTCGGCGAGCCCTCGGTGATGCGGGCGCAGATGGAGCATCTCCTGGAGATGTCCCTGCTCTCGCACGTCAGCGTCCGCGTGCTGACGATGGAGTCGCTGCACCCGGTCAACACGGGAGCGTTCATCCATCTGAAATTCGCGGCGTTTGACGATGTTGTATACCTGGAGCAGCTTTACACGGCTAACTTCGTCGAGGATCTCGCACGAGTGGCCGGCTACGAGGCGGCCTTCGAACACATCCGGTCCGAAGCGCTCGACGAGGACGAATCGCGCGTGCTCATCCAG is drawn from Nonomuraea muscovyensis and contains these coding sequences:
- a CDS encoding Rieske 2Fe-2S domain-containing protein yields the protein MDKPILALAKAVRDTIRPGLIRDLLHGVPLGKPLHPPMANVTLGCWLSAAVLDLTRIDPRAARLLLTVGIGSALPTAAAGLTDWSSLHREQQRVGFVHLLTNVTALGLFSASLASRLAGRERVGRILSFAGVGIGGIGAYLGGHMAYRQAAGANHAPQLAHLVPLGWHDLCALADLPDGRPVARRLGYIQLFVLRRGDHVTVLADRCPHLAGPLHQGRLVVENGEACVVCPWHGSTFRLGDGSVKHGPATAPAPNFETRIRRDGIIQVRPGLDLKLT
- a CDS encoding ABC transporter ATP-binding protein, whose translation is MGGQVLRLQDVVVRRDGAALLRGIDWEVNADERWVVVGPNGAGKTTLLQVASTLLHPSEGVVEVLGERLGQTDVFDLRPRIGLASAALAERIPPEEKVIDLVLTASYGIMGRWTEEYDSNDVTRAVELIDMLGAAHLIRRRFGTLSEGERKRVQIARALMPDPEVLLLDEPAAGLDLGGREDLVRRLTVLAQDFRSPTLVLVTHHVEEVPSAFTHGLLLRNGSVVAQGPLDQVMTADNLSRTFGLPLSLDRSAEGRWYARAL
- a CDS encoding HD domain-containing protein, whose amino-acid sequence is MSRVTTVPEKDRLHAQISFAVEIDKLKRIIRRNLLMDGSRRENDAEHSWYVGMLAMIFAEHAPPGTDIQRVVAMLMVHDLVEIDAGDTFIYDPVAVAAQAEAEQAAADRIFALLPADQAAGLRELWNEFEARRTPEARFARALDRFAPLLANHHTEGGTWPLFKVTAEQVKRNVRLIQEGSPSLGAYALDLVELSVSRGHLSE
- a CDS encoding helix-turn-helix domain-containing protein, translated to MPSQQGSPTVRRLRLAQELRLLRERSKLTGGKAAGELGWSASKVSRIEAAKTMPSADDIKALAELYQVDEPKLDELFGLLRDALQRGWWEDYEDSLPEEYTRFLGLEAEATFQRNWEPQVVPGLLQTEDYAREVILAPRGIVRITHSGVRSRVEARMDRQRRVLQRPDPPEMRFVLDESVLTRKFGEPSVMRAQMEHLLEMSLLSHVSVRVLTMESLHPVNTGAFIHLKFAAFDDVVYLEQLYTANFVEDLARVAGYEAAFEHIRSEALDEDESRVLIQRKAMMWRR
- a CDS encoding NAD(P)H-binding protein — its product is MGEFLVTGPTGDVGRHVVTQLTEAGLAVRALVRDPSRARLPEGVEVTGGDLTAPETLEAALRGVETVLLAWPFPTWPGPPRQDPPWPDSAAATAGPVVAAVARHARRIIYLSGDHAVHRETERHIRGAGVPWTFLRPTGYAADTLGWAGQVRRGVVRLPYGTAARSPVHERDVAAVAVHVLTSAGHGGAAYTISGPEAVTRADQARIIGEVVGREVRWEEPPPAAAREELLAAWGDPEAVDDALAAWASFAGTPERVTDTVQRLLGRRALTFRQWAGDHVADFR
- a CDS encoding molybdopterin-dependent oxidoreductase yields the protein MPSTVHRTCPLCEAVCGLTLTLDDGGHVTGVRGDRDDPFSKGFICPKGASLGRLDEDPDRLRHPMIRDGERWREAGWDEAFAAVEAGFERVAQTYGRQSIGVYLGNPSAHTMAGALYAGPMIKALGTRNVFTASTADQMPKHVSCGLMFGHPMTIPVPDLDRTGYLLMLGANPLESNGSLCTAPDFPGRLRALRARGGRLVVVDPRHTRTAALADEHVFVRPGTDAYLLFGLVHTVLAEGLDRVSLQVNGLDQVREAAKHFPPDVVARRTGVPAEVIVRLARELAAAPAAAVYARIGTCTAEFGTLAQWLVDVLNVLTGNLDRPGGAMFAKPATEYGGPRRPYTVGRWTSRVRGLPETNGELPVATLADEIETPGEGQIRLLLTVAGNPVLSAPHGARLDRAFAGLDFMVSVDPYLNETTRHAHVILPPPRMLQSGHFDFALQGFAVRNYARYSRPSLPLDGRPSEAEILARLAMIASGVEGDLDAFVIGQSLAKAVQTPGSGVEGRDAAELQAALDGETGAERRLDLMLRLGPYGTWSGKGELSLRTLLDHPHGIDLGPLEPRLPEVLRTASGVVELAPALLLRDVERLRAGLEEQPPELVLIGRRHLRSNNSWLHNVAPLVGGSNTCTLQMNPADVARLGLAGEAVVRSARGELTVPLEPTDAIMPGVVSLPHGWGHAGSSQAVAAEHAGVSANVLTDETAIDVPSGNAVFNGVPVTVLPT
- a CDS encoding sulfite exporter TauE/SafE family protein, yielding MTIWEVLAVCAAGVAAGAINAVVGSGSLITFPTLVAVGVDPVVANVSNNIGLVPGSFTGAYGYREELKGQRDRLVRLGVASCLGSAIGGVLLLSLDPGVFQVVVPVLIAVACVLVVVQPRLSARLAAGRPHADSHGGVALWLGVFGAGIYGGYFGAAQGVLLIGLLGSFLSEHLQRVNAAKNVLSLIVNFTAAVIFTVVAEVDWWAVLAVALGAMAGGFVGAKVGRRIPAPVLRGVIVAVGIIAIVKLVYG
- a CDS encoding response regulator, encoding MIRVLIADDHPVVRQGLRTFLDLQDDITVVGEAGDGAEAVELVGELAPDVLLLDLKMPVLDGLGTLEMLSGTATRVVVLTSVSEPSDVGPAMRAGASGFLYKDVDPPALVQAVRAVYGGQVLLAPEAAEAMLAGGGGGGAPAPVPLTEREREVLTLIAAGRSNREIARSLVVAEKTVKTHVSNVLMKLGVQDRTQAALYAVRHGLA